The genomic segment GGCACGAACCATTGCGGCGTGCAGCGGTAGATGACCTTGGCCTTCGACCGCCAGCTATGCGGGTAGCTGTGCTGGTAATCGGCAGACGCCGCAAGCAGCCCGCCCGCTTCACGCAGCGCCGAGCAGATGGGTCCGTCAGGCGCATTGAATTTGGGGTTGATGACGCTGCCCTCACCGCCCAGCCAGAGCCAGTCAGCGCGATATTTGCCGTCGCCCTCGACCGCAAAGACCGGATCGATACCATGCGCCTTGCACAAGTCGAAATCGTCCTCGCCATGGTCGGGCGACATATGGACCAAACCGGTACCGCTGTCCGTGGTAACAAAATCGCCGGGCAGCATGGGGCGGGGCTTGGCAAAGAAGCCGCCGAGATGGTGCATCGGGTGACGGACGATCGTTCCGGCTAGCATTGAGCCGGGGAAGTCGTTGACGATAACGTAGCCAAGTTTTTCGGTTGAATTGAGGCCCATCCGATGCGTCGCGTCATTAAACCGATCCGCAGCAATCAATAATGACGGTCCCTCACCGTCTAGTGGGGCCAATAAATTGTACTCAACATCAGGCCCATATGCGATCGCCTGATTAACCGGAATCGTCCAGGGCGTCGTCGTCCAGATCACCGCATGCGCGCCGACCAGTTCGGGGATCGGGCTTTCGACAATCTCGAACGCCACATCAATCTGGGTCGAGGTGATATCTTCATATTCCACCTCGGCCTCGGCCAAGGCGGTCTTTTCGACCGGCGACCACATGACGGGCTTGGCACCGCGATAAAGCTGGCCGCTTTCGGCGAACTTCAACAGTTCCGAAACGATGGTTGCCTCGGCCTGGAAATCCATGGTCAGATAGGGATTGTCCCAGTCACCGTTGATGCCCAGCCGCTTCAGCTGCTCGCGCTGGGTATCGACCCAATGCTGCGCATAGGCCCGGCATTCGGCGCGGAATTCGACCGGATCGACATCATCCTTGTTCAGCTTTTTCTTGCGATATTGTTCCTCGACCTTCCATTCGATGGGCAGACCGTGGCAATCCCAACCGGGAACATAGGGCGCATCCTTGCCGAGCAATGTCTGCGTCCGGACGACCGTATCTTTCAGGATATGGTTCAGCGCATGGCCGATATGCATGTCGCCATTTGCATAAGGCGGGCCGTCATGCAGGATGAACTTTTCACGGCCGCTACGGCGGTTGCGCAGCTCTTCATAGAGGCGCTGTTCCTGCCAACGGGCAAGGATCACCGGTTCCTTCTGCGGAAGGCCAGCCTTCATGGGGAAATCGGTCTTCGGCAGGAAGACGGTATCGCGATAGTCTATAGCTTCTGTCATGTCGAAAGCGCCCTTAGCGCAACAAATTGCCTTTCGTCACCCTCAACTTGTTTCGGGGTCCGATTTCACTTCTTCAGCGCGGGGCCAATGCCCCAAATATCCTCGATCCAGATATAGCCGTTAAAGGTTCCGGCAATCTTGCCGAGCTGGTGCACATCGGTCAGGCCTTCATTGGACTTCCCGCTTTCATAGGGGCCCATTACGATGACCTTTGCCCCCACCGATTCCATGCGGGCGATCAGGCGGTTGGGCCAGCCCCACATGATCCACTGGTAATTGATCGGAATGACGAGCACCCCATTGTGGCAGCTTTCCGGAATGACCCCGGTCCAGCCATAGGCGACATAATCCTTCGTGCATTTCTGCGCCTCGCCCTTCAGGTCGAAAGCCCAGTTTTTCGGCGCCAATTGGCGGATGCGGGTGACAGGGCCGGTTGCACCATAAAAGGCATCGCCCAATTTTTCGTAATCCCGGCCCGAGGCCTTCAAGATGGCAAAAAGCTGATCCGCTTCTCCTGCATCCTTGGATTTGAAATTGAACAGCAAAGGACGCGACGGCAGCGCGGCAAGCGCTTCCTCGACGGTCGGAATTTGCCCTACGCCCTTGCCGCGCAGCGGGAATGTCTTGCCGCCATCGGCCGTGTACCCATAACCAATGTCGAGCGCCTTGAGTTCGGCAAGTGTCAGATCGCGCGTCTCGCCCTTGCCATTGGTGCGGCAATCCACGGTCCAGTCATGGAACAGCACCATTTTGCCGTCCTTGGTCGGCGCGACATCAATTTCGACCAGATCGCCGCCCAATCCCGCCGCCATCTGAATCGACGGCACGGTGTTTTCAAACACCTCGTGATCGGGCGGGTTGATGAAGCGGGCGGTGCAGGTGTCGCGGCCAAAGGCGGCGCGCTTGTCATAGAGATGATAGACGCCGCGATGGGCAATCAATTTGGGTTTGCCGACAGGCGCAGGTGCAAGCCAGCTCGAATTCAGCAACGACAGCGCGACGAGGATAAGAGCAACAACCCCCAATATACGCTTTTTGGTACGGGATAGTTTCACCGTAAACTCCTCCCTTTATCCTTCTTCTTTGAGTCTTCGTGTCTTTGTGTGAGCAAAAATTATCTCACACGAAGGCACAAAGAACACAAAGATTATCAATTGCCCAATATTGCGCGTGCCTGATCACAATCCGCCTGCATTTGCGCCATCAGCGCGTCCATGCTGTCGAACTTGGCCTCCCCGCGAATATATGCATGAAATTCGACTTCTATTATTTGCCCGTACAAATCCTCCGAAAAATCGAAGAAATGTGGTTCCAGTAATTCCTTGGGCGGATCAAAGCTGGGGCGGATCCCGAGATTGGCAGCACCGTCGAGTACGCGACCGTCGGGCAAGCGGCCCTTGACCGCATATATGCCGTAACGCGGGCGCAGATAATGCGCCATGTCGATATTGGCGGTCGGAAAACCGAGCAGGCGGCCATTTTTATCGCCATGCTGCACCACGCCTTCGACGGCAAAGGGTCGGGTCAGCAGGCGGGTCGCCGTGGCGCAGTCGCCAGCGCGCAAGGCATCGCGAATGCGGCTGGAGGAAATGACGCCTTCCTTGTCCATCACCGGACCCATCGCCGTCGCGTGCAATCCGTGATCCGCTCCCAGCTCGCGCAGGACCTTTATGTTGCCGCCACGGCCTTTGCCAAAGGTGAAATCCTCACCCGTCACCACACCCGTCAACCCGAGCCGCTTCACCAGCAGTTCGACAATAAAATCCTGGGCGGTGGTCGCGGCCAGGGCAGCGTCAAAATCAAAGACCAGCATCGCATCCGCGCCCGCCACTTCGAAAAGCCGCTGCCGCTGGTCGAGGGTCGTCAACCTAAACCATGGCGCTTCAGGGGCAAAGAAACGCACAGGGTGCGGATCGAAGGTCGCGATAATGGCGGGCTTTCCGGCTGCTCTGGCCTGTGCAATCGCCTCGCCCGCTACGGCCTGATGGCCCAGATGGAAGCCGTCAAAATTGCCCAGCGCCATAATGGCACCACGCAAGGCATCGGGCATGACATCATGGGCAGACAGGCGCTTTATGGTCATGGTGTGGCGGGTAACTCTGCCAAGGGCTTCAGTCCGGCCTTGATGACGCGCAGCGCATTTTCACCCATTACCGCCCGAATTTCTTCAGCCGTGAAACCTTCATCCAGCAGGGCCTGCGTGACCTGCTCCAACTGGGATGTATCGAAGCGTACGGTAGTCGCCCCGTCATAGTCGGATCCCAGGGCAACATGGTCGATGCCAACCAGATCGCGCACATGCTTCATGGCTTTTGCGGCGGCGCGCGGGGATGTGTCGCAAATGGCGGCATCCCAATAGCCGATGCCGACGACCCCTCCGGTTTTCGCCACGCCGCGGATTTCATCGTCGGTCAGATTGCGGTTGACCTTGCACGTCGCCTGCACGCCGCCATGGCTGGACACCACGGGGCGCTTGGCCATGGCAAGTATCTCCGCGACGCCGGCATGCGACAGGTGGGCGATGTCGACGATCATGCCCCTGGCCTCCATCCACTTTACGACGTCGCGGCCAAAGGGTGTCAGCCCGCCTTTTTTCAGGCCATGCATCGATCCGGCCAGTTCATTGTCGAAAAAATGCGTCAATCCCGCCATGCGAAAACCGGCGGAGTAAAGGCGATTGAGATTGGACGCCTTGCCTTCCAGATTTTGCAGCCCCTCGATCGTCAGCATCGCACCGACAGGACGCGAGTCTTTCGACCGCAGCGCTAGCAGATTGTCGAGTTGCTCCGATGTGTTTACCGCCAGCAAGGCGCGCTTCGATTTCGCGACCGCTACATCCCGCTTATGCGCATGATATAACGAGCGCTCGACCAGCGAGTTCCACGTCTTCATCGGCTGCAACTGCGCAATGGTCAACAGGGTGATATTATCGCTGTCGGCGCCATTGCCGTCATAATTCTGGTTCTTGGGCGTCTTGCTGACCGACGAAAACAGCTGCAGCGCGACATTGCCATCCTGCAAGCGGGGGACGTCCATATGCCCGCGCGATGCACGGTCATTCAGGTCGCGGTTCCACATCAACGTATCGCTGTGCAGATCGACAATATTGAGTGTCTTGTGGAGCGCCTTGGCCTCTTCGCTCACCTTGATCAGCGGCTTGCCGTCAATCTGGTTCATCGCGCCTTCGACATAACCGGGGGCGACCCCGAAAAAGCCGATGGCGGCCGCGCCGATCAGTGCCAGCGGAATCCAGACCCGTTTACGCATTTTCTCTCCCCCCCCCCGAAAAAGTCAGACGCGCCGCACCAGCGTGACAAAGTCATGTGCGGGAACCTTGCCCTCTGCGGGATGGCTGTCGCGGGCGACCTCTTGCCAGTCCTTTGTATCAAATGCGGGCATCATCGTATCGCCCTCGGGCGTGATCGCGATTTCGGTGAGTTCGATACGGTCGGCCAGCGACAGGAACAGGTTATATATCTCGGCTCCGCCTATGACGCAGACATGGGGGCCATTGGCGCGCTTCAGTGCCTCTTCAACCGAATAGACCGGTTCTGCGCCTTCTTCTTCCCATGATTTGTCGCGGGTCAGCACAATATGGCGGCGGCCCTCAAGCAATCCGGGCAGGCTGTCGAAGGTCTTGCGGCCCATAATCATCGGGCGGCCTTTGGTGATCTGTTTAAAGCGGCGAAGGTCGGCCGGGATATGCCAAGGCATCCCGCCATCGCTCCCGATGACTCCATTGGCGGCGCGGGCGAGGACAAGGATGATTTCGGGGTGATTCATATCCCCCGCTTTGCCGACATTTGTTTATCTATACAAGCGGGTGACGTGACCAATTTTACGTCCTTCCCGTGCTTCCGCCTTGCCGTAGAGATGCAAGTTGGCCGCGGGGTCACCCAAAAGCTGTAACCAACGCTCGCCATCCTTGCCGATCAGGTTCTGCATTTCGACCCGCTCGGCAATTGTTGCCGTGCTGCCTAGGGGTAATCCGCAGATGGCGCGGATATGGTTTTCGAACTGGCTGGTCTCGGCGCCCTCGATTGTCCAGTGGCCGCTATTGTGGACGCGCGGGGCGATTTCGTTGAACAGCGGGCCTTCCCCGCTGGCAAAAAATTCCGCAGTGAATACGCCTACATATTCCAGAGCATCGGCCACCGCCGCCGCCATGACCCGTGCCGCCGCCTGCTGGCTTTCAATCAAGGGACCTGCAGGTAGGGTGGAGGTCGCCAAAATGCCGTTTTCATGCGCATTGCGCGGCGAATCCCAAAAGCGGATTTCGCCGTCGGCGCTGCGCACCAGCACCACCGAGAATTCGGCGTCGAACTGGACCATGGCCTCGGCGATCAGCGGCTGACCGCCCGCCCGCCGCCATGCGCTGGCGAGGTCGCTTTGCGCCGAAACGCGGACCTGGCCTTTGCCGTCATAGCCCATGCGGATTGTCTTCAATATCGCCGGTGTCCCCACAACGGCCACTGCATCTTCCACTTCGATTTCGGACCGCGCGACGGCAAAAGCAGCAGTTTCGCCGCCCAGTTTGCGCACGAATTCCTTTTCCTCGACTCGGTCCTGCGCCACTTCCAGCGCCTGGATCGGCGGGTGGATCGGGACGGTATGGGCGATTGATCTGAGCGGCTCCACCGGCACATTCTCAAATTCGAATGTGACGACATCGCACGCGTCGGCAAAGGCCTTGAGCGCAGCCAAGTCGTCATATTCCGCGATGGTGCAGTCAGCCGCCACTTCACAGGCCACATTATCGCCGGGCGGTGCGTAGATATGGCAGCGGTAGCCAAGCTGTGCCGCCGCCATCGCCAGCATGCGGCCCAACTGGCCGCCGCCCAATATGCCGATTGTCGAACCCGGGGGTAATGCGGTCATTCGGGTGTCTCGGCCACCGATGCGGTCTGCGCCGCGCGCCATGCGTCCAGCCGTTCGGCGAGCTCGCTATCTTCGTTGGCCAGCATCGCCGCTGCCAGAAGCGCCGCGTTTGTGGCGCCTGCCTTACCAATGGCAAGCGTGCCGACGGGAATTCCGGCGGGCATCTGCACAATCGACAGCAGACTATCCATACCGTCGAGGGCCTTGGACTGTACAGGTACCCCAAGAACCGGAAGGCGCGTCATGGATGCAGCCATGCCGGGCAAATGCGCTGCGCCGCCTGCCCCTGCGATAATGCATTTCAGACCGCGGGCCGCTGCACCCTTGGCATAATCGTAGAGGCGGTCAGGTGTGCGGTGGGCCGATACGACCTTACATTCATGCGGCACGTGCAATGCGGCCAGTGTCGCCGATGCTTCGCGCATCGTTTCCCAGTCCGAACGGCTGCCCATGATTATTCCGACTAGAGGTTGCGCTTCACTCACCTGTCGTTCCCCCGACCATAAGAAGCATCCGCCCTTAGCGTGGGAGCAACGCAACCGCAATTGTGAATGGACAGGACGTTTCGCAGCGGGCCGAGGTCCAAATAGGATGTAAACTCATGCTTTTTTGAGGGAAATTTGGTTGAGCGGAAAAACAATAAAAGATACCCCGGGTCGTGCAAATATCGGGGATTGCTCAATTGGACGAAAAAGCCCGCAATTTGACGGCGACAGGCGATTCAAGATCCGCGACTGATCTTGCGCGCGAAAATGCCGCATTGAAGGCGCGGGTCGCCGAACTGGAACGTCTGGTTGCCTGCGACACATTAACACCGCTTTTCAATCGCCGCCATTTCATGGAAGAATTGGACCGGTGGTGCTGGCGCGCGCATCGCTATGGCGGCCATTATGGCTTGCTCTACATCGACGTCGATAATCTGAAATCGGTCAATGATCGCCACGGCCATCTTGCGGGCGATGTTCTGCTGACCAGCATTGCCAAAGCCCTATTGGGCACGGTCCGCCGTTCCGACCTGATCGCGCGGATTGGTGGCGACGAGTTTGCGATATTGCTCGACAATATTCAGGAAAACGAGCTTGCCCGCAAAGCGGATCGCGTGGCGGCAATGGTCGGAAAGCTCAAGATTCCGCACGATGGCGCACAACTGGCACCCAGCATTTCAGCAGGTTATGCCGTCATAGAACCGGGGGTTAAGCCGTCCGAACTGCTGCTGCGTGCCGACCGTTCCATGTATGCGGCCAAGCAGGCCAAAGAAGGCGGACGCGCCGATTAGCGGTCGGACAAATAATAGCGCTCGCCTTGCAGCGCGGCGTCAAGTTCATATACGATCGGCTGCCCCGTCGGTATTTCAAGCCCGGTGATATCCTCGTCCGAAATACCGGACAGATGCTTGACCAATGCCCGTAAGCTATTGCCATGCGCAGAAATGAGCACTGTCTTGTTGGCTTTCAATTCCGGCACAATGGCGCTTTCCCAATAGGGAAGAACGCGCGCGATCGTGTCTTTCAGGCTTTCGGTATTCGGGATGGCGATACCCGCATAGCGCGGGTCAGACGACAGGTCATAGGCGGAACCGGCCTCCAGTGGTGGCGGCGGAATATCGAAACTGCGACGCCAGATATGCACTTGATCCTCACCATGTTTGGCGGCAGTCTCTGCCTTGTCGAGGCCCGTCAATCCGCCATAATGGCGTTCGTTCAATTGCCAGTTTTTGGTCACCGGAACCCAAAGCCGACCCATGGCTTCCAGCGCCAGATTGAGCGTTTTGATCGCGCGGGTCTGGACGCTGGTGAAAGCGACGTCGGGGGTAATGCCCTTTTCCTTCATCAACTCGCCGGCTGCCCAAGCTTCCGCTGCACCCTTTTCGGTTACGTCGACATCCCACCAGCCGGTGAAACGGTTTTCCAGATTCCACTGTGACTGGCCGTGACGGATGAGGATGAGTTTGGGCATAGATGATCCTTCGGTCTTGATTCGGTTCTGCCTCTAGCGTCGGGGGATGCAAGGCACAATCATGCCGATCAAAGCGACAAGGTCATGAAACGGCTGAACGGATCTTCGACATAGTCCCCGAAGGGTGGGCAATATTCGAAGCCGTGCGCCTGATACATGCCGATAGCGGGGACAAAAGCCTCGGATGAACCTGTCTCCAGACTCAAGCGCTGATATCCACGCTCCCTTGCTTCCGAGATGATGTGCGTCAGCATCGCGGCCCCCGCACCCTTGCGCAAATGGTCGGCATGGGTGCGCATCGATTTGATTTCGCCATGATCGGGCGACAATTCTTTCAAGGCGCCGCACCCCATCAAAGCGTCATCGTCCCACACGGACCAAAAGGTCACGTCGGGCGCGTTGAGCCCGTCAAAATCGAGGAAATGGCAACTGTCCGCAGGCGAATTTGCCAGCATGCCGGCAAAATGGGTTTCGAGAAGGCTGCGAATTTCAGGACCGGAAAGATCGTCTTCGATGATCCGCATTGCCAATGGTCACACCATTTCCGCCAGAGTTGCCAGACATTCCCGCGCGAGCAATTTGCACCGTTCGGGCGACCAGCCCTGTTCGGGATCATTGCCGTGGACGGTATCCTTATAAGGCATCTCCAGCGTCATCGACACACAGCCATGGCTTTTGCCGAAACGTTCCGCGAGCTGATTGGTAGACATGGTCAGATTGGCTTTGCCCGGTGCGGCAATTGAATAACCCAATTTGGTTTGGAAGTCCGGCGTGCGGTCCGCAAGGCGGTGGATATAGCGTTTATACCGCTCGCCCTGATCATCGGTCCAGGAC from the Sphingorhabdus lacus genome contains:
- a CDS encoding glycerophosphodiester phosphodiesterase family protein encodes the protein MKLSRTKKRILGVVALILVALSLLNSSWLAPAPVGKPKLIAHRGVYHLYDKRAAFGRDTCTARFINPPDHEVFENTVPSIQMAAGLGGDLVEIDVAPTKDGKMVLFHDWTVDCRTNGKGETRDLTLAELKALDIGYGYTADGGKTFPLRGKGVGQIPTVEEALAALPSRPLLFNFKSKDAGEADQLFAILKASGRDYEKLGDAFYGATGPVTRIRQLAPKNWAFDLKGEAQKCTKDYVAYGWTGVIPESCHNGVLVIPINYQWIMWGWPNRLIARMESVGAKVIVMGPYESGKSNEGLTDVHQLGKIAGTFNGYIWIEDIWGIGPALKK
- a CDS encoding bifunctional riboflavin kinase/FAD synthetase; this translates as MKRLSAHDVMPDALRGAIMALGNFDGFHLGHQAVAGEAIAQARAAGKPAIIATFDPHPVRFFAPEAPWFRLTTLDQRQRLFEVAGADAMLVFDFDAALAATTAQDFIVELLVKRLGLTGVVTGEDFTFGKGRGGNIKVLRELGADHGLHATAMGPVMDKEGVISSSRIRDALRAGDCATATRLLTRPFAVEGVVQHGDKNGRLLGFPTANIDMAHYLRPRYGIYAVKGRLPDGRVLDGAANLGIRPSFDPPKELLEPHFFDFSEDLYGQIIEVEFHAYIRGEAKFDSMDALMAQMQADCDQARAILGN
- a CDS encoding dipeptidase; its protein translation is MRKRVWIPLALIGAAAIGFFGVAPGYVEGAMNQIDGKPLIKVSEEAKALHKTLNIVDLHSDTLMWNRDLNDRASRGHMDVPRLQDGNVALQLFSSVSKTPKNQNYDGNGADSDNITLLTIAQLQPMKTWNSLVERSLYHAHKRDVAVAKSKRALLAVNTSEQLDNLLALRSKDSRPVGAMLTIEGLQNLEGKASNLNRLYSAGFRMAGLTHFFDNELAGSMHGLKKGGLTPFGRDVVKWMEARGMIVDIAHLSHAGVAEILAMAKRPVVSSHGGVQATCKVNRNLTDDEIRGVAKTGGVVGIGYWDAAICDTSPRAAAKAMKHVRDLVGIDHVALGSDYDGATTVRFDTSQLEQVTQALLDEGFTAEEIRAVMGENALRVIKAGLKPLAELPATP
- a CDS encoding dihydrofolate reductase; the encoded protein is MNHPEIILVLARAANGVIGSDGGMPWHIPADLRRFKQITKGRPMIMGRKTFDSLPGLLEGRRHIVLTRDKSWEEEGAEPVYSVEEALKRANGPHVCVIGGAEIYNLFLSLADRIELTEIAITPEGDTMMPAFDTKDWQEVARDSHPAEGKVPAHDFVTLVRRV
- a CDS encoding 5-(carboxyamino)imidazole ribonucleotide synthase yields the protein MTALPPGSTIGILGGGQLGRMLAMAAAQLGYRCHIYAPPGDNVACEVAADCTIAEYDDLAALKAFADACDVVTFEFENVPVEPLRSIAHTVPIHPPIQALEVAQDRVEEKEFVRKLGGETAAFAVARSEIEVEDAVAVVGTPAILKTIRMGYDGKGQVRVSAQSDLASAWRRAGGQPLIAEAMVQFDAEFSVVLVRSADGEIRFWDSPRNAHENGILATSTLPAGPLIESQQAAARVMAAAVADALEYVGVFTAEFFASGEGPLFNEIAPRVHNSGHWTIEGAETSQFENHIRAICGLPLGSTATIAERVEMQNLIGKDGERWLQLLGDPAANLHLYGKAEAREGRKIGHVTRLYR
- the purE gene encoding 5-(carboxyamino)imidazole ribonucleotide mutase → MGSRSDWETMREASATLAALHVPHECKVVSAHRTPDRLYDYAKGAAARGLKCIIAGAGGAAHLPGMAASMTRLPVLGVPVQSKALDGMDSLLSIVQMPAGIPVGTLAIGKAGATNAALLAAAMLANEDSELAERLDAWRAAQTASVAETPE
- a CDS encoding GGDEF domain-containing protein yields the protein MDEKARNLTATGDSRSATDLARENAALKARVAELERLVACDTLTPLFNRRHFMEELDRWCWRAHRYGGHYGLLYIDVDNLKSVNDRHGHLAGDVLLTSIAKALLGTVRRSDLIARIGGDEFAILLDNIQENELARKADRVAAMVGKLKIPHDGAQLAPSISAGYAVIEPGVKPSELLLRADRSMYAAKQAKEGGRAD
- the gpmA gene encoding 2,3-diphosphoglycerate-dependent phosphoglycerate mutase, which codes for MPKLILIRHGQSQWNLENRFTGWWDVDVTEKGAAEAWAAGELMKEKGITPDVAFTSVQTRAIKTLNLALEAMGRLWVPVTKNWQLNERHYGGLTGLDKAETAAKHGEDQVHIWRRSFDIPPPPLEAGSAYDLSSDPRYAGIAIPNTESLKDTIARVLPYWESAIVPELKANKTVLISAHGNSLRALVKHLSGISDEDITGLEIPTGQPIVYELDAALQGERYYLSDR
- a CDS encoding GNAT family N-acetyltransferase produces the protein MRIIEDDLSGPEIRSLLETHFAGMLANSPADSCHFLDFDGLNAPDVTFWSVWDDDALMGCGALKELSPDHGEIKSMRTHADHLRKGAGAAMLTHIISEARERGYQRLSLETGSSEAFVPAIGMYQAHGFEYCPPFGDYVEDPFSRFMTLSL